In Nitrospinota bacterium, one genomic interval encodes:
- a CDS encoding TonB family protein — MRKKIKKEKIRGGVEGSGKRRTTVRKYIVTKKNIEKKRGKLDSNIQKKASKREFSKKGDKLLDKIESKTKVKSSITSGNNLEEPKNQKRSYTLLFFKSRDIFLRLIHCFKDFIDSHYKRAKEYLRDRGRESKKRVIYGNLLWENLEVSSYKSRLDIFLVVSFLLHLIIFLPFFNKALETKEILKKPVSIKIVEVPEVSEIKKVKEAEPKSKAVKKVEKKVKPKKTVLAKKTLSKPEQKQEPKKILQPKKEETQKTFNKPKLLASSVAGFKEDQKKYKEPFKFLKTKDDIERKRETTEKIPDLFKGQETLKRPKTTNNYPDLKNKTPDLKPKILISQGDEFEKKFKAPPKPFFLTHKFDFELKEEMSHERILKTTPKEFKGKEAFIEPTELIASSTKTFPTRLVSSQPIEHKDTNAPKRVTSDMRKLAFDKSPIKSQVETKGRSKEVENRLEGREIFRVPEDPEAMARAPVDLRKKVEHPLLRKDAEAVYVSLDSDDPQFKDYLEKIKRRIMSVWHYPVEARPGLKGRVSLEFRIEIDGSVSSVYLLSSSGYIPLDKGAVNAIHKASPFPPVPSSLLVGNKRRLAIDGHFKYN; from the coding sequence ATGAGAAAAAAGATTAAGAAGGAAAAAATAAGAGGAGGGGTCGAAGGTTCGGGAAAAAGAAGGACCACTGTTCGAAAATATATCGTTACGAAAAAAAATATTGAAAAAAAGAGAGGTAAGTTAGACAGTAATATCCAAAAAAAGGCTAGCAAAAGGGAATTCTCTAAAAAGGGTGATAAACTCCTTGATAAAATTGAGAGCAAAACCAAGGTAAAAAGTTCGATAACATCTGGCAATAATCTAGAGGAACCAAAGAACCAAAAAAGATCTTATACGCTTCTTTTTTTCAAGAGTAGAGATATTTTCCTCAGATTGATTCATTGTTTCAAAGATTTTATTGATAGCCATTATAAAAGAGCGAAAGAATATCTAAGGGATAGGGGGAGAGAATCAAAAAAGAGAGTTATTTATGGTAATCTGTTGTGGGAAAATTTAGAAGTTTCTTCTTATAAGTCAAGATTAGATATATTCCTGGTCGTTTCATTCCTTCTTCATTTAATAATTTTCCTCCCCTTTTTTAATAAAGCACTTGAAACAAAAGAGATTTTAAAGAAGCCCGTTTCAATAAAGATTGTTGAGGTTCCAGAGGTTTCTGAAATAAAAAAAGTAAAAGAGGCTGAACCGAAATCCAAAGCAGTAAAAAAGGTTGAGAAAAAAGTTAAGCCAAAGAAGACAGTATTAGCTAAGAAAACTTTATCTAAACCAGAACAAAAACAGGAGCCTAAAAAAATTTTACAACCAAAAAAAGAGGAAACACAAAAGACCTTTAACAAGCCAAAACTCTTAGCTTCCAGTGTTGCTGGGTTCAAAGAGGACCAAAAGAAATATAAAGAGCCTTTTAAGTTTCTTAAAACGAAGGATGATATAGAGAGGAAAAGAGAAACAACAGAGAAAATCCCTGATTTATTTAAGGGTCAAGAGACTTTGAAAAGACCAAAAACTACTAATAATTATCCTGATTTAAAAAATAAAACACCAGATTTAAAACCCAAGATACTTATATCTCAGGGGGATGAATTTGAGAAGAAGTTTAAAGCACCCCCAAAGCCTTTTTTTTTAACCCATAAATTTGATTTTGAATTGAAAGAGGAAATGTCTCATGAGAGGATATTGAAAACAACCCCAAAGGAATTTAAAGGGAAAGAAGCTTTCATTGAGCCAACCGAGCTGATAGCTTCTTCGACAAAGACCTTTCCTACACGATTAGTGAGTTCTCAACCTATAGAACATAAAGATACGAATGCGCCAAAAAGAGTTACTTCAGACATGAGAAAATTAGCATTCGATAAAAGCCCTATAAAGAGTCAGGTCGAAACAAAGGGAAGGTCTAAAGAGGTAGAGAACAGATTAGAAGGAAGAGAAATATTTAGGGTTCCTGAGGATCCTGAAGCAATGGCAAGGGCTCCTGTTGATCTCAGGAAAAAAGTAGAACATCCCCTGCTTAGAAAAGATGCAGAGGCCGTATATGTTTCGCTGGATAGTGATGATCCTCAATTCAAAGATTATTTGGAAAAAATAAAAAGAAGAATAATGTCAGTCTGGCATTATCCCGTTGAAGCAAGACCGGGTTTGAAAGGTAGGGTATCGCTCGAATTTCGTATCGAGATTGACGGGAGTGTCTCCAGTGTATATCTATTGTCTTCTTCTGGATATATCCCTCTCGATAAAGGGGCTGTAAATGCGATTCATAAAGCTTCTCCATTCCCTCCTGTTCCCAGTTCACTATTAGTTGGAAACAAACGAAGGCTTGCTATTGACGGTCATTTTAAATATAATTAA
- a CDS encoding glycine zipper domain-containing protein, with product MRRYLALVISGIFLVALYSCGGGGLTTTEQATIAGTLIGAGTGAIIGGASGHAGTGSAIGAGIGALTGRLAGQAIEREGAKQQSKTGTGAYPETTQQQLEQERKKQEELRLELERQRQQTKQLEIELARLKDPDLQKEIEGRRTLQQELSNELAKEIKKLNEQLELAKRTGNKDLEAEIKEKLEKLKKQKLELDLEIAGERR from the coding sequence ATGAGGCGTTACCTAGCTCTTGTTATTTCTGGGATTTTTTTAGTGGCCCTTTATTCGTGTGGAGGAGGGGGACTCACCACTACAGAACAAGCAACGATTGCAGGTACCCTTATAGGTGCAGGAACAGGAGCTATCATAGGGGGTGCTAGCGGTCATGCAGGAACTGGTAGTGCTATAGGTGCAGGAATTGGGGCATTGACAGGGCGTTTAGCTGGTCAAGCGATAGAAAGAGAGGGAGCGAAACAACAGTCAAAAACAGGGACTGGAGCATATCCAGAAACGACGCAGCAGCAGCTAGAGCAAGAGAGAAAAAAACAGGAAGAATTAAGGTTAGAACTGGAAAGACAGCGCCAACAGACGAAACAGCTGGAGATAGAATTAGCCAGATTGAAAGACCCGGACTTACAAAAAGAGATTGAGGGCAGGAGAACGCTACAGCAGGAGTTGTCAAATGAGTTGGCAAAGGAAATAAAAAAGTTGAATGAGCAGCTGGAATTAGCGAAACGTACAGGAAATAAAGACCTTGAGGCAGAGATCAAAGAAAAGTTGGAAAAACTGAAAAAACAGAAGCTTGAGTTAGACCTTGAAATAGCAGGAGAGAGAAGATAA
- a CDS encoding AsmA-like C-terminal domain-containing protein has protein sequence MKNQRRGIKIPLIFFTLIVFLLVCSMLLASLIKLDNYKTLLSKQIGQAIKRDISIEKIRLSILNGLAFEAKGVSIKNKKEASSPLYIEKLTLNAELLPLLKKKVVLKKIVLHEPQVTIKRNEKGLINILSLPEKRFLIIENSSASYKVKNILIKNGYVKFIDEKISNPATTTEFQNVSINLINTSKASPIAFKLSANISSNNSQKTKISAKGSLNKIPIDLDLSDFQFDADIKTDSIQYEDHSIYLKQISFLKDLKGEIKADINLKKDTDGILKLSGNITTGSLSLKIPYLHDGIPCDAYKNIISCDIEFNKNSITVNKIGLKVKDSHKHEIIKVDNTFGKDGKLVTQVNAKDLSLKAIKKYIPKKYISDDFNKVFDKTKFSGSIKITSVSYSKTISRPASWTLELKDVNIDTGENLPSIKGLTGLINLKDDEIKLNRLNGRIRNSNFFNSQGKIFQINSDPQIEFSLKGNMDAADIEYIKSLSIFPRKLSSRLKGLEKMSGNASLTLNAKGNIKDRESFEMQGSLDLKKINLSHKKIKPEMRNVNGKIDFTDELIKFDSLNMLLDGYELNLKDGLIEYGADDPYIELTIESKKTPLENLLNILPFKKDYKTNIKGFVKSKIIISGNLNNRNNLNIKGDISLDHTMILSNRISNPIYLHRGNIIFNTKKAYIKIEKAKIGNSVINLKGEVKDFLEPKINIDLISPYIELDEIPALFSKQNSDYGHLLNYAMIKARIQIEKAKYKDMNFKEIDTNIICNKGQLKIDDLRIKSNGGSIMLSSLIDLSSLKNPTIRIEPKILNVDSESLLNELNINQNILTGSMDISGNLFFQSLNPDELKKNMDGHVFIQFKNGFIKKSESMALLSSKLHFDKEFKKISGKNGMKKLPYHTISGDFIIHDGIITTNNLSIVGKKVNIAATGRIDLTHEFMDLKVSVLTSNTMERIVNKLPFVGNAAVGNDKNLIANFYEVKGKISDPEVTKIPSHSIELNILKAFRKIIVLTGEVLHIPQKVLAIGR, from the coding sequence ATGAAAAACCAGAGGAGAGGTATAAAGATACCTCTTATTTTTTTTACTCTTATTGTCTTTCTGCTTGTCTGTTCAATGCTTCTTGCATCCCTCATTAAGTTAGACAACTACAAAACCCTTCTATCTAAACAGATTGGACAAGCTATCAAGAGAGATATATCAATTGAAAAAATCCGTCTAAGCATTTTGAATGGTTTGGCTTTTGAAGCAAAAGGAGTCTCTATCAAAAATAAAAAAGAAGCGTCTTCTCCACTCTACATTGAGAAGTTAACACTAAATGCTGAACTATTACCTTTGTTAAAGAAGAAGGTTGTATTAAAAAAAATAGTTCTTCATGAGCCCCAAGTAACAATAAAAAGGAATGAAAAAGGTCTTATCAATATTCTTAGCCTGCCTGAAAAACGATTTCTTATAATAGAAAATAGTTCGGCATCGTATAAAGTAAAGAATATTTTAATCAAAAACGGATACGTGAAATTTATTGATGAAAAGATCTCTAATCCCGCAACTACTACAGAATTTCAGAACGTTTCTATAAATCTCATAAATACATCAAAAGCCAGCCCTATAGCTTTCAAACTATCAGCAAACATAAGCAGTAATAACTCTCAAAAGACAAAAATCTCCGCTAAAGGATCCCTTAATAAAATACCTATAGATCTAGACCTTTCTGATTTTCAATTTGATGCAGATATTAAAACGGATTCAATTCAATATGAAGACCATAGCATCTACCTCAAACAAATCTCTTTTTTAAAAGATCTTAAAGGAGAAATAAAGGCTGACATCAATCTGAAAAAAGATACCGATGGAATACTCAAACTATCAGGAAATATTACCACAGGCTCTTTATCCTTAAAAATTCCTTATTTGCATGATGGCATACCCTGCGATGCTTATAAAAATATAATTAGCTGTGACATTGAATTTAATAAAAACTCTATAACGGTTAACAAGATTGGACTAAAAGTCAAAGATTCTCATAAGCATGAAATAATAAAGGTGGACAATACTTTTGGTAAAGATGGCAAACTTGTAACACAGGTTAACGCAAAAGATCTCTCTTTGAAAGCAATAAAAAAGTATATCCCAAAGAAATATATTTCTGATGATTTTAATAAGGTATTTGATAAAACAAAATTTTCTGGATCGATAAAAATTACTTCCGTTTCTTATTCAAAAACCATATCAAGGCCTGCTTCTTGGACACTAGAGCTCAAAGATGTAAATATTGATACAGGAGAAAATCTGCCGTCTATCAAAGGACTGACGGGACTCATAAATCTGAAAGATGATGAAATCAAATTGAACCGGTTGAATGGAAGGATTCGAAACTCCAACTTTTTCAATAGCCAAGGAAAAATTTTTCAAATAAACTCAGATCCTCAAATAGAATTTTCTCTTAAGGGAAATATGGACGCAGCTGATATTGAGTATATAAAATCCTTAAGTATATTTCCTCGTAAACTTTCTTCTCGCTTAAAAGGGTTAGAAAAAATGTCGGGAAATGCCTCGCTAACATTAAATGCCAAAGGGAATATTAAAGATAGAGAATCCTTTGAAATGCAGGGAAGTTTGGATTTGAAAAAAATAAATCTTTCTCATAAAAAAATCAAACCTGAGATGAGAAATGTCAACGGAAAGATCGATTTTACAGATGAGTTGATTAAGTTTGACTCGCTGAACATGCTATTAGATGGTTATGAATTGAACCTAAAGGATGGATTGATAGAATATGGCGCTGACGACCCTTATATTGAATTAACCATTGAGTCAAAGAAAACCCCTTTAGAGAATCTCCTAAACATTCTCCCATTTAAAAAAGATTACAAAACAAATATAAAGGGATTTGTAAAGAGCAAGATTATTATCTCTGGGAATTTGAACAATCGAAATAACCTTAATATAAAAGGAGATATTAGTCTGGATCACACAATGATTCTATCAAACAGAATTTCCAATCCCATCTATCTACACAGAGGTAACATCATTTTCAATACAAAAAAGGCGTATATTAAGATTGAAAAGGCCAAGATTGGGAACTCTGTTATTAATTTAAAAGGAGAGGTTAAAGACTTTCTTGAACCAAAAATCAACATCGACCTTATTTCTCCATATATTGAATTAGATGAAATACCTGCCCTATTCTCAAAACAAAATAGCGATTATGGACATCTCCTCAATTACGCAATGATAAAGGCAAGGATTCAGATAGAAAAGGCAAAATATAAGGATATGAATTTTAAAGAGATAGATACAAATATTATTTGCAATAAAGGTCAATTGAAAATAGATGACCTGAGGATAAAATCCAATGGTGGAAGTATTATGCTTAGCTCCTTGATAGATCTATCCTCGCTAAAAAATCCAACTATTCGTATCGAACCAAAGATTCTTAATGTCGATTCAGAGAGCCTGCTTAATGAACTAAACATAAACCAGAATATTCTGACAGGGTCTATGGATATTTCAGGCAACCTCTTTTTTCAAAGTCTCAATCCTGATGAACTTAAAAAAAATATGGACGGGCATGTCTTTATCCAATTTAAAAATGGGTTTATAAAAAAATCGGAGAGTATGGCTCTCCTTTCCTCCAAACTTCACTTCGATAAGGAATTCAAGAAAATTTCTGGTAAAAACGGTATGAAAAAACTTCCTTATCATACTATCAGTGGTGATTTTATCATTCATGATGGAATCATTACTACCAACAACCTATCCATCGTGGGCAAAAAGGTGAATATTGCAGCTACTGGTAGAATTGATCTGACTCACGAATTTATGGATCTCAAGGTAAGCGTATTAACCTCCAATACAATGGAAAGAATTGTCAACAAATTACCCTTTGTGGGAAATGCTGCTGTTGGAAATGATAAAAATCTGATAGCAAATTTTTATGAAGTCAAAGGGAAAATAAGCGATCCGGAAGTCACAAAGATCCCTTCTCATTCCATAGAACTAAATATTTTAAAGGCCTTTCGAAAAATAATTGTCCTTACCGGCGAGGTCCTCCATATACCTCAAAAGGTTCTAGCAATCGGGAGATAA
- a CDS encoding lipoate--protein ligase family protein has product MNNKREGWRLIKDVFYDGYMNMAIDEAIFIACEKGFSPKTIRFYGWNPPAISIGYFQKTSYLFESKRMNELSLDMVRRPTGGRAVFHEEEVTYSIISSLDAFSRNGVLEPYRIISHALVSGLKSIGVLAELSSKRKRGQTKGIDSPSCFSSSSLYEIVTQGKKIIGSAQKRSRNFLLQQGSILLNLNREKWTSIFKTEDDNRMISLQEVLNRKISFREVSKALIEALNKSFGPLFQDKLTLYEKRLSERLRKEKYTTQEWNFQR; this is encoded by the coding sequence ATGAATAATAAGAGGGAAGGATGGAGATTAATCAAAGATGTTTTTTATGATGGTTATATGAATATGGCCATCGATGAAGCGATATTCATTGCATGTGAAAAAGGATTTTCGCCAAAAACGATACGATTTTATGGCTGGAATCCCCCGGCCATATCAATAGGGTATTTCCAAAAGACATCATATCTGTTTGAATCTAAAAGAATGAATGAGTTATCCTTGGATATGGTAAGGAGGCCAACAGGAGGAAGGGCTGTCTTTCATGAAGAGGAGGTCACCTATAGCATTATATCAAGCTTAGACGCCTTTTCTCGTAATGGTGTCCTTGAACCTTATAGGATTATAAGTCATGCCTTGGTTTCCGGATTAAAAAGCATCGGTGTTTTAGCTGAGTTATCATCAAAAAGAAAAAGGGGACAGACAAAGGGTATAGATTCACCATCATGCTTTTCCTCCTCTTCTCTCTATGAGATTGTTACTCAGGGGAAAAAGATTATTGGAAGTGCACAAAAGAGGAGCAGAAACTTTCTGCTCCAACAGGGTTCAATCCTTTTAAATTTAAACAGAGAGAAATGGACTTCTATTTTTAAAACAGAGGATGATAATAGAATGATCAGTCTTCAGGAGGTTTTAAACAGAAAGATCTCATTTAGAGAAGTTTCCAAGGCCCTCATAGAGGCGCTTAATAAGTCTTTCGGACCATTGTTTCAGGATAAATTAACTCTCTACGAGAAGAGATTGTCAGAAAGGCTAAGGAAAGAAAAGTACACAACTCAAGAATGGAATTTTCAGAGATAA
- the gcvPB gene encoding aminomethyl-transferring glycine dehydrogenase subunit GcvPB, with amino-acid sequence MKEQRMIGAKGLVFNEPLIFEKSSKKREAFSLPSCDVPEENIKALIPEGLYRDEIEGFPEVSEVDIVRHFVRMSQWNYGVDLGFYPLGSCTMKYNPKVNEDISRFSGFSELHPYTPEELCQGSLQLMYELEQYLKDICGMDRVTLQPSAGAQGEVVGLMMIREYLKSRGNPRKKVIIPDSAHGTNPASATLCGYKSIVVRSNSRGCIDLDELSRIVDEDAAAIMLTNPNTLGLFEEDILEISDMIHQKGGLVYCDGANLNALMGKVRYGDMGIDVVHINLHKTFSTPHGGGGPGAGPVGIKEHLVPFMPSPTVEKDGERFYLEYDRPFSIGKVHSFYGNFAIMVRAYAYIRSMGGEGLKEASEVAVINANYIMNKLKDYYDLSYNRVCKHECVFSDKIQNKNGVTTLDIAKRLMDYGFHPPTIYFPLIVKGAIMIEPTETESKESLEEFIWAMQEIAREAKDEPDKLKNAPHKTKVLRLDETSAAREPQLRWKD; translated from the coding sequence ATGAAAGAGCAAAGAATGATAGGAGCAAAGGGTTTGGTTTTTAACGAGCCTTTAATTTTTGAAAAGAGCTCCAAAAAAAGAGAGGCATTTTCACTTCCATCATGTGATGTACCAGAAGAAAATATTAAAGCTTTAATTCCTGAGGGCTTATATAGAGATGAGATTGAAGGTTTTCCTGAGGTTAGCGAGGTAGATATTGTAAGGCATTTTGTGAGGATGTCCCAATGGAATTACGGTGTAGATTTAGGTTTTTATCCTCTGGGGTCTTGCACGATGAAGTATAATCCCAAAGTGAATGAGGATATATCAAGGTTTTCGGGTTTTTCTGAACTCCATCCGTATACTCCTGAAGAGCTTTGTCAGGGTTCTTTACAACTCATGTATGAACTCGAACAGTACTTAAAAGATATCTGCGGGATGGACAGAGTTACATTACAACCTTCTGCTGGTGCTCAGGGAGAGGTGGTAGGTTTGATGATGATAAGGGAATATTTAAAGTCCAGGGGTAATCCGAGAAAAAAGGTTATTATTCCAGATTCTGCTCATGGGACCAATCCAGCCAGTGCTACACTATGTGGATATAAAAGTATAGTGGTAAGATCAAACAGTCGGGGGTGTATCGATCTAGATGAACTTTCGAGAATTGTTGATGAGGATGCGGCAGCTATTATGCTGACAAATCCGAATACCCTTGGTCTTTTTGAAGAAGATATCTTAGAAATTTCTGATATGATCCATCAAAAAGGAGGACTGGTATATTGTGACGGAGCTAATCTTAATGCACTGATGGGGAAGGTGAGATACGGAGATATGGGTATAGATGTTGTTCATATTAACCTCCATAAGACATTTTCCACTCCTCATGGAGGAGGGGGTCCAGGAGCAGGTCCAGTTGGGATAAAGGAACATCTTGTTCCTTTTATGCCGAGTCCCACTGTTGAGAAAGATGGTGAAAGATTTTACTTAGAATATGATAGGCCTTTTTCAATCGGAAAAGTTCATAGCTTTTATGGAAATTTTGCTATCATGGTTAGGGCTTATGCCTATATAAGATCTATGGGTGGAGAAGGACTTAAGGAAGCTAGTGAAGTCGCAGTAATCAATGCCAATTATATTATGAATAAATTAAAAGATTACTATGACCTTTCCTATAATAGAGTTTGTAAGCACGAATGTGTCTTTTCTGATAAAATTCAGAATAAAAATGGTGTAACAACTTTAGATATTGCTAAAAGACTTATGGATTATGGTTTTCATCCTCCAACCATATATTTCCCATTGATTGTGAAGGGCGCAATCATGATAGAGCCAACCGAGACAGAAAGTAAAGAAAGCCTGGAAGAGTTTATCTGGGCGATGCAAGAGATTGCAAGGGAGGCAAAAGATGAACCAGATAAATTGAAGAATGCCCCCCATAAAACCAAAGTATTACGTTTAGATGAAACCTCCGCCGCAAGAGAACCTCAACTAAGATGGAAAGACTAA
- the gcvPA gene encoding aminomethyl-transferring glycine dehydrogenase subunit GcvPA, whose protein sequence is MRYIPNTDDDCREMLRAIGVRDVTELFTDIPEKIRLKENLKLPSALSEPELKSHLNLLSEKNAGTEYISFLGAGSYGHYIPSVVEHLVSRSEFYTAYTPYQPEISQGTLQGIYEYQTLICQLTDMEITNASMYDGASALAEAVLMANRINNRKEILISQAVHPEYRKVLNTYTQSLDLEIKEIPFTKNLFTDSNEVKMLVSSNSSSVIIQYPNFFGSIEDIKKISEVAREKEALLIVVVVEPIALGILKPPGAFDCDIVVGEGQVFGNPINFGGPSLGIFATKEKYVRNIPGRIVGATTDKSLQRGYVLTMATREQHIRREKATSNICTNQSLCALAASIYLSTLGRRGMKKLAELNLYKANYVKKEISKMRNFSVDMSIPTFNEFVVRSKLPLEKVNEWLLQKNIIGGLALLRFYPEMKDSLLFCVTEKNTKEDIDILCRVLSAL, encoded by the coding sequence ATGAGATATATTCCTAACACAGATGATGACTGTAGAGAGATGCTAAGAGCAATAGGGGTTAGGGATGTTACAGAACTTTTTACAGATATACCAGAAAAGATTAGGCTTAAAGAGAATCTTAAGTTACCTTCAGCTTTATCAGAGCCAGAGCTCAAGAGCCATTTAAATTTATTAAGCGAGAAAAACGCTGGTACTGAATATATATCTTTTTTAGGTGCTGGGAGTTATGGTCACTATATCCCAAGTGTGGTCGAACACCTCGTATCGCGATCCGAGTTCTATACAGCTTATACCCCTTATCAACCAGAAATAAGTCAAGGTACACTCCAGGGAATCTATGAATATCAGACCCTTATCTGTCAGCTTACAGACATGGAGATTACAAATGCATCTATGTATGATGGTGCTTCTGCTCTCGCAGAAGCTGTTTTAATGGCAAATCGTATTAATAATAGAAAAGAGATACTTATTTCTCAAGCTGTCCACCCTGAATATAGAAAGGTTTTAAATACCTATACCCAGTCCCTTGATTTAGAGATTAAAGAAATACCATTTACAAAGAATCTGTTTACAGATTCGAATGAAGTAAAAATGCTTGTTTCTTCTAACAGCTCTTCAGTGATCATCCAATATCCAAACTTTTTCGGCTCCATTGAGGATATAAAAAAGATTTCTGAGGTTGCAAGGGAAAAAGAAGCTCTCCTGATCGTTGTTGTTGTTGAGCCCATTGCATTGGGAATTTTAAAACCTCCTGGGGCTTTTGATTGTGACATAGTAGTTGGGGAAGGGCAGGTTTTTGGGAACCCCATAAATTTTGGTGGCCCAAGCCTTGGCATTTTTGCTACAAAAGAGAAGTATGTAAGGAATATTCCAGGAAGGATTGTAGGAGCAACTACAGATAAAAGTTTGCAGAGAGGTTATGTTCTTACAATGGCTACCAGAGAACAGCATATAAGAAGAGAAAAAGCCACCTCAAATATCTGTACGAATCAATCTCTTTGTGCTTTAGCTGCGTCTATCTATCTTTCTACCTTAGGAAGGAGGGGCATGAAAAAACTTGCAGAATTGAATCTTTACAAAGCGAACTATGTAAAAAAAGAGATTTCAAAGATGAGAAACTTTTCCGTTGATATGAGTATTCCCACGTTTAATGAATTTGTAGTCAGATCGAAACTGCCTTTAGAGAAAGTCAATGAATGGTTATTACAAAAGAATATCATAGGGGGATTAGCCTTATTAAGGTTTTATCCGGAGATGAAAGATTCACTTCTCTTCTGTGTTACTGAAAAGAATACAAAAGAGGATATTGATATTCTCTGTAGAGTTTTGAGTGCTCTATAG
- the gcvH gene encoding glycine cleavage system protein GcvH — protein sequence MEFPKDLKYSKEHEWTRIEGGKAIIGITDHAQEELGDVVFVELPEVGSEVEQMGTFGVVESVKAVSDLYSPVTGEVLEINEALKEEPELINSDPYGDGWLIVVKISDEDEIDALLSAEEYEAFIKEEKK from the coding sequence ATGGAATTTCCAAAAGATTTAAAGTATTCAAAGGAACACGAGTGGACGAGGATTGAGGGTGGTAAAGCTATTATCGGCATTACCGACCATGCCCAGGAAGAATTAGGAGATGTTGTTTTCGTGGAGCTCCCAGAGGTAGGAAGTGAGGTTGAGCAGATGGGGACTTTTGGAGTAGTTGAATCTGTCAAGGCAGTCTCTGACTTATATTCTCCTGTAACCGGAGAGGTATTAGAAATCAATGAAGCACTGAAAGAAGAACCTGAATTAATAAATTCTGATCCCTATGGAGACGGATGGCTCATTGTTGTAAAAATAAGTGATGAGGATGAAATTGATGCGCTTCTTTCAGCTGAAGAATATGAAGCCTTTATCAAAGAAGAAAAGAAATAA
- the gcvT gene encoding glycine cleavage system aminomethyltransferase GcvT, whose translation MTEGGFSIKKTPFHSIHKKLGARLIDFAGWEMPVQYSGIIDEHNCVRSQVGVFDVSHMGKIEIRGKKALQLIQRLTSNDVSRLKNDQIQYSLMCYPYGGIVDDITVYKIEDERLMLCVNAINADKDLDWIKSNNKENAEVINVAEELCQLAIQGKKSEEVLQRLSDIKLSSIRYFWFKRGRIDGVESIISRTGYTGEDGFEIYFNHKKAQKIWDAIFNAGEEFGIKPAGLGARDTLRIEMKYPLYGNDIDSQTTPFDASLDWVVKLNKEDFIGKEVLLKQKEKGVDRKLIGFEAIERGIPRSSNSLYHKNIKVGNVTSGTMSPSLKKPIGIGYVSIVYSDIGTALDIAIRDKRVKAKIVKTPFYSSRVERIH comes from the coding sequence GTGACAGAAGGAGGTTTTTCAATAAAAAAGACTCCTTTTCATAGTATTCATAAAAAATTAGGAGCCAGGCTTATAGATTTTGCTGGATGGGAGATGCCGGTGCAATATTCAGGCATTATTGATGAGCATAACTGTGTCAGAAGTCAGGTGGGTGTTTTTGATGTAAGCCATATGGGTAAAATTGAAATCAGGGGCAAAAAAGCTCTCCAATTAATACAGAGGCTAACATCAAATGACGTTTCAAGACTCAAGAATGATCAGATTCAATATTCACTGATGTGTTACCCTTATGGAGGTATCGTTGATGATATTACTGTGTATAAAATAGAAGATGAAAGATTAATGTTGTGCGTGAATGCAATTAATGCAGATAAAGATTTAGATTGGATAAAAAGCAATAATAAAGAAAATGCCGAAGTGATTAATGTAGCTGAAGAACTTTGTCAACTGGCCATACAGGGGAAAAAGTCTGAGGAGGTTTTACAGCGGCTTTCGGATATTAAACTTTCTTCAATCAGATATTTCTGGTTTAAAAGAGGTAGGATAGACGGGGTTGAATCAATTATATCAAGGACTGGCTATACTGGGGAGGATGGTTTTGAGATATATTTTAATCATAAAAAGGCACAAAAGATATGGGATGCGATATTTAATGCGGGGGAAGAGTTTGGAATAAAGCCAGCAGGCTTAGGGGCTAGAGATACCCTCCGAATAGAAATGAAGTATCCTTTATATGGAAATGATATTGATTCCCAAACCACACCTTTTGATGCAAGTCTTGATTGGGTTGTAAAACTCAACAAGGAAGATTTTATTGGAAAGGAGGTGCTTTTAAAACAAAAGGAAAAAGGAGTAGATAGAAAATTAATAGGTTTTGAAGCTATAGAGAGAGGGATTCCACGCTCATCAAATTCATTATATCATAAAAATATAAAGGTTGGAAATGTGACGAGTGGAACCATGTCTCCTTCCTTAAAAAAGCCTATTGGAATAGGATATGTTAGTATTGTTTATTCAGATATTGGTACTGCTTTGGATATAGCAATAAGGGATAAAAGGGTAAAGGCAAAAATTGTTAAGACTCCTTTTTATTCCTCTCGGGTTGAAAGGATTCATTAA